Genomic DNA from Phyllostomus discolor isolate MPI-MPIP mPhyDis1 chromosome 12, mPhyDis1.pri.v3, whole genome shotgun sequence:
ggAAAAACACGAATGAGATGAGAAAATATATGTAGAGAAGGCAAGATGAGTTGACCAAGGTGTGCAGAATTTGATTTCCTGCAAGCTGTGTTCTGTTGGAACACCATAATTCTTGATGGTGGTAACAGATGTTGCCACATTTCTTTTCATCAGCTCTTTGCAGAACATCAGTACACATTTCATCTCCTTCCTGAGTGCAACATCTGGCAAGTTGTGGGGGGTGTTGTTGTCACTCCAGacacacattaaaataattcatagccctggccaggtagctcaattgatTAGAGCATCTTCCTGCTATGTCaatattgtgggtttgatccctggccagggtacatacaagaatcagccaagtggaacaacaaatcaatgtatctctctctccctctgtatcTCTTTCTcactcaaatcaatcaataaaaaattaagttaaagtaATTCACAGCCCTGGTCTGTGTggttcacttggttggagtgtcatcctgtaaatcaaaaggtcatgggtttgattccctgtcagggtatgtgcctaggctgcaggtttggtctccagtcagagcgcgtgcaagaggcaaccaatcaatgtttctctctcacattgatgtttctctctctctctctctttcccttcccctctctctaaaatcaataagcatatccttgggtgaggataaaaaaataataattcccaACTGCACAATTAGCAATGTTCATCCATTTAACCCGTGAAACCGTCTCATGTGGGTACTTGTGTGATGCTGAGGGAAACTAGGTTACAATGTCTGTTCCCCAGGATCTTGTGGGGGATGAGAAGGGGACAAAGGGAATTAGCTATGTGGCTGTGTTGCTTATTTCTTTACTGCAACATGGGAAGGCTCCACTTCCTGAGGAGGAGCAGAATCTGGTGATACAAGCAAGAGggctgaggaggcaggaggctATTTCATTGCCCAGGGCTGCTATTGTTAAAACAACACACATGTGCTTTCTTACAGGTTCAGAAACCCAAAGTCCAAAAAAGGATCTCACAGAGCTGAAAACAAGGGGTTGGCTGGCTGCGTCTTTTCCTGGAGGGTCTGAGGGAAGCTGTTCCCTTGCCTTTAAAAAActtactgattttggagagagagagaaagaggggggtgggaaggaagggagagagagagatggagagggagagattgatttgttgctctacttatttatgcactgagtggttgaatcttgtatgtgccctggctgggtattgAACCAGTAAACTTTTGGTGCGTGGGAAGTTGCTCCAATGAATTTAGCCACCTGAccagggtgtgtatgtgtgtttaatgaACAATATTTGAGCTTCCTTCCAGCCTCCACTCATCCAGCttcttccccacttcctcccaggTCTTAAATACTGTTGGTTCTTCTCATGCGCTGCTACCGGAGCACCCTCCAGAACATGACCAACCTCACAGCGGTATCTGTCTTCCTCCTCCGGGGCTTCTCAGCTGTCCCTGAGTTACAGCTGCTCAGTGTGGTcgctttccttttcctttacgTGGCTGCAATTCTGGGAAACATCTCCATTGTGGCTGCTGTGACCCTTGATGCCCACCTGCACacgcccatgtacttcttcctcaagCACCTTTCCCTGGTGGACATCTGCTCCCTGTCCACCACCCTGCCCCGGGCCCTACTGGCCGCCATGCTGGGTTCTGGGGATATTTCCCTCCTTGCATGTGCTTCCCAACTCTTTGCCTTTGTCAGCCTTGGGTCCACAGAGTGTTTTCTCATCACGTCCATGGCTTACGATCGTTGTCTGGCCATCTACAGGCCCCTGGTATACAGGGTAGTTATGAGCCACACGGCCTGCGTGTGCCTGGTGGCAGTGGCCTGGGTTGGCGGGCTCCTTTTCTCCACCTTCCACACAGCCAACACCTTCTCCCTACCTTTCTGTGGCCCCCTTGTGATTGACCACTTTTTCTGTGACATCCCTCCAATCATGCGCCTAGCCTGTGCCAATGCGGATGCCCATGAGGCTGCTGGATTTGCAGTCAGTGGCTGTGTCATCATGAGCTGCTTTGCCCTCACCGTCCTATCCTATGTCCGCATCCTGGCCACAGTTGCTCGGATCCGCTCTGTGGCCGGCCGCTGGAAGGCCTTCTCCACATGCTCTTCCCACCTGGCCACCGTGATGCTGTTTTATGGCACTGGCAGCTCTGCCTACATGCGGCCCAGTGCCCACTCCTCCCCGCTACAAGCACGCCTGGCTGCTGTCTTCTACTccatcctcacccccaccctgaaCCCACttatctacagcctgaggaacaaggaCATGCAGGGGGCCTTGCGGAAGCTCTACCTGCAGGTGCCATTCTAGGTCACGGGACTCAGGAATACACCCTTATGGGATACTCCCAGACAGGGCCTGAGTTAGCTTTCTAAAAATTACTTGTCCATATTAAAATACTGAGagacttgccctgactgggtagcttagttggttagagtgttgtcctgatacgcaaggttgcaggttcaattcctggtcagggcacatataagaatcaaccagtaaatgtataaataagtggaaaaacaaatcactgtttctttcttcctttctctctctctaaaatcaataaataaaaaacttaaaatattgagAGACTTCCCATAAAAATTGAGCATTCCAGATCTTGACAAATCAAAAGATCTGGTAACAGGAGGGTCTGTGGTTGGGActattcctcctcctcttcatcacATCGCCATCCTGCCCACCTGGCTGTCTGAGGAGCATTCTTTCTTTGCTTTAATCCAAACCTGCCTGTTTAACCTGGAAGGCTGAAGTGGACCAGGTGCCA
This window encodes:
- the LOC114510801 gene encoding olfactory receptor 5A2-like, with protein sequence MRCYRSTLQNMTNLTAVSVFLLRGFSAVPELQLLSVVAFLFLYVAAILGNISIVAAVTLDAHLHTPMYFFLKHLSLVDICSLSTTLPRALLAAMLGSGDISLLACASQLFAFVSLGSTECFLITSMAYDRCLAIYRPLVYRVVMSHTACVCLVAVAWVGGLLFSTFHTANTFSLPFCGPLVIDHFFCDIPPIMRLACANADAHEAAGFAVSGCVIMSCFALTVLSYVRILATVARIRSVAGRWKAFSTCSSHLATVMLFYGTGSSAYMRPSAHSSPLQARLAAVFYSILTPTLNPLIYSLRNKDMQGALRKLYLQVPF